A genomic segment from Segniliparus rotundus DSM 44985 encodes:
- a CDS encoding aminotransferase class I/II-fold pyridoxal phosphate-dependent enzyme, translating into MTAGLPYSSLSSAEIAAELAGLRSQYAELAAKGLSLDITRGVPSAAQLDLSADLLTLPAGEHRDADGIDCRNYGGLLGLRELREIFAELLEVPPANLIANNNSSLELMHTLIVESLLHTPVDGDAPWASEPKRKFLCPAPGYDRHFAVTEDLGFELVPVAMLADGPDVGQVAELIAHDRAIKGMWLVPTYSNPTGQVISEQTIRALLALPAAAPDFRLVLDNAYALHPVVGDPPTGRPFLAWAEEAGHPNRPLIFASTSKITFAGAGVSFFAASTANLDWHLAHAGKRSIGPDKLNQLRHVLFFRDAAGVRAHMRRHKALLAPKFALALKILEERLGASKVASWTEPRGGYFVSLNVLPGTAREVVRLAKEAGVALTPAGATFPYRVDPEDTNIRIAPSLLPEPDLSDAIEAASTCVLLAAAQKLAQKDSG; encoded by the coding sequence ATGACCGCTGGTCTGCCTTACAGCTCGCTCAGCTCGGCAGAAATCGCCGCCGAACTCGCAGGTCTGCGATCGCAATACGCCGAATTGGCGGCCAAAGGCCTCTCGCTCGACATCACACGGGGCGTGCCCTCCGCGGCCCAGCTCGATCTTTCCGCCGACCTGTTGACCCTTCCGGCAGGAGAACACCGGGACGCCGACGGGATCGACTGCCGCAACTACGGCGGGCTGCTCGGGCTTCGGGAGCTGCGTGAGATCTTCGCCGAACTGCTGGAAGTCCCTCCGGCGAATCTGATCGCGAACAACAACTCCTCCCTGGAGCTCATGCACACTTTGATCGTGGAGTCGCTGCTGCACACCCCGGTCGACGGCGACGCGCCCTGGGCAAGCGAGCCGAAACGCAAGTTCCTCTGCCCCGCCCCCGGCTACGACCGGCACTTCGCCGTCACCGAAGACCTCGGCTTCGAACTCGTTCCCGTCGCCATGCTGGCCGACGGCCCGGACGTCGGCCAGGTGGCCGAGCTCATCGCGCACGACCGGGCCATCAAGGGGATGTGGCTCGTGCCGACCTACTCGAACCCCACCGGACAGGTCATCAGCGAACAGACGATCCGCGCGCTGCTCGCCCTGCCCGCGGCCGCGCCCGACTTCCGCCTGGTCCTCGACAACGCCTACGCGTTGCACCCGGTCGTCGGCGACCCGCCGACCGGGCGCCCCTTCCTCGCCTGGGCCGAGGAGGCGGGCCACCCCAACCGTCCGCTGATCTTCGCCTCGACTTCCAAGATCACCTTCGCCGGGGCGGGCGTGAGCTTCTTCGCCGCCTCCACAGCGAACCTCGACTGGCATCTCGCCCACGCGGGCAAACGCTCTATCGGCCCCGACAAGCTCAACCAGCTGCGCCATGTGCTCTTTTTCCGCGACGCGGCAGGGGTCCGGGCGCACATGCGGCGGCACAAGGCGCTGCTCGCCCCGAAATTCGCCCTCGCCCTCAAAATCCTCGAAGAACGGCTCGGGGCGTCCAAAGTCGCCTCATGGACCGAACCGCGAGGCGGGTACTTCGTGAGCCTCAACGTGCTGCCCGGCACAGCTCGGGAAGTCGTGCGCCTCGCGAAAGAGGCCGGAGTCGCCCTCACCCCCGCCGGGGCGACGTTCCCGTACCGCGTCGATCCCGAGGACACGAACATCAGAATCGCCCCGTCGCTCCTCCCCGAACCGGATCTGAGCGACGCGATCGAGGCGGCGAGCACCTGCGTCCTGCTCGCCGCGGCACAGAAACTCGCCCAGAAAGACTCCGGGTAG
- a CDS encoding tyrosine-type recombinase/integrase, with protein MATVEPYTTSLGEKLWLVRYRKPDRKQTTKRGFTTKRDANAFANEVEVKKATGSYIAPALGRVTVSSVAEGWLTHKEATLKPSAWRPVESAWRARVEPEWGAVRISDVEQVDVERWIARLRTQNLSATSVLRAHQTLAGVLDLAVKSRRLASNPARGIDGLPRKVRKPRTYFSTDQLHSLADESKGHRTLVLLLGTMGPRWGETVGLQVGDCDFLRRRVHIRRNAVQLGGGQIVVGTPKGHEDRWVPIPPFLLDDLARQCEGKKRDDLVFPARGGGFLKRPYAESGWFDGALRRAGLPRVTPHDLRHTAASIAVSNGANILALARMLGHDPAMTLKVYADLFDADLDAVAEAVSAAMTREKCAQNVLKGA; from the coding sequence ATGGCGACCGTTGAGCCCTACACCACGTCTCTCGGCGAAAAGCTTTGGCTGGTCCGGTACCGCAAGCCTGATCGGAAGCAGACGACGAAGCGCGGCTTCACGACCAAACGAGACGCGAACGCGTTCGCGAACGAGGTGGAGGTCAAGAAGGCCACCGGCTCGTACATCGCGCCCGCGCTCGGACGGGTGACGGTCTCTTCTGTAGCGGAGGGCTGGCTCACGCATAAGGAGGCGACGTTGAAGCCTTCGGCGTGGCGCCCCGTGGAGAGCGCTTGGAGGGCGCGAGTCGAGCCCGAGTGGGGCGCTGTGCGGATCTCCGATGTCGAGCAGGTCGATGTGGAGAGATGGATCGCCCGCCTGCGTACGCAAAACCTCTCCGCGACATCGGTGCTGCGAGCGCATCAGACCCTCGCCGGTGTGCTCGATCTGGCGGTGAAGTCTCGTCGGCTTGCGAGCAATCCGGCTCGCGGGATCGACGGGCTGCCGAGGAAAGTCCGCAAACCTCGGACATATTTCTCAACCGATCAGCTTCACAGCCTCGCGGACGAGTCGAAAGGCCACCGCACGCTGGTCCTGCTACTCGGGACGATGGGGCCGCGCTGGGGAGAGACCGTGGGCCTGCAAGTCGGAGACTGCGATTTCCTTCGCCGTCGCGTGCATATCCGAAGGAATGCGGTTCAGCTCGGCGGCGGACAGATCGTGGTCGGCACGCCGAAGGGCCACGAGGACAGGTGGGTTCCGATCCCACCGTTCCTCCTCGACGACCTGGCTCGGCAATGCGAGGGGAAGAAGCGGGACGATTTGGTGTTCCCAGCTCGTGGCGGCGGATTCTTGAAGCGCCCGTACGCGGAGTCCGGCTGGTTCGACGGGGCTCTCCGACGCGCGGGGCTGCCGAGGGTGACTCCGCACGACCTGCGCCACACAGCTGCCAGCATCGCCGTGTCGAACGGGGCGAACATCCTTGCTCTGGCTCGGATGCTCGGACACGATCCCGCGATGACGCTGAAGGTGTACGCAGATTTGTTTGACGCGGATCTGGACGCGGTGGCCGAGGCGGTGAGCGCTGCGATGACTCGGGAGAAGTGTGCTCAAAATGTGCTCAAAGGGGCATGA
- a CDS encoding helix-turn-helix domain-containing protein, translating into MPPTARPGPSSRAVARNLVRYRKQAELSQVDVVRMLTERGVPLSVPSYSAIENGGTRITVDLLVAAADALGVSPATLLIPHAEDMEAEVELTGAKATAVQAWRWITAQSPLKPLEDKGKRAEAEVRAWRYRVSPIWWGRGQDGDR; encoded by the coding sequence ATGCCGCCTACAGCCAGGCCAGGACCGTCGTCGCGGGCTGTGGCCCGCAACCTCGTCCGCTACCGCAAACAGGCCGAGCTTTCCCAGGTGGACGTGGTGCGCATGCTGACCGAACGGGGCGTGCCCCTGTCAGTCCCGTCCTACTCGGCTATAGAGAACGGCGGCACGAGGATCACTGTCGATCTACTGGTCGCCGCTGCCGACGCCCTCGGGGTGAGCCCCGCGACCCTGTTGATCCCCCACGCCGAAGACATGGAAGCCGAGGTAGAGCTGACCGGGGCGAAAGCCACCGCAGTCCAGGCGTGGCGGTGGATCACAGCGCAAAGCCCGCTGAAGCCCTTGGAGGACAAGGGGAAGCGGGCTGAGGCCGAGGTCCGCGCTTGGCGTTACCGGGTCTCCCCGATCTGGTGGGGGCGGGGGCAAGATGGCGACCGTTGA
- a CDS encoding helix-turn-helix transcriptional regulator: MKLEKQKAPHLGRRPEADLVDDLGLSQWLGISTGTLEQWRFQGLGPRFVKLGGAKRGPVRYLTAEVDAWLHGQTRAQTGAEGRSAA; encoded by the coding sequence ATGAAACTAGAGAAACAAAAAGCCCCGCACCTGGGGCGACGACCAGAAGCAGACCTCGTGGACGACCTCGGCCTCTCCCAATGGCTCGGCATCAGCACGGGAACGCTCGAACAATGGCGGTTCCAAGGGCTCGGGCCGCGATTCGTGAAGCTCGGCGGGGCGAAGCGAGGCCCCGTCCGATACCTCACCGCCGAGGTGGACGCCTGGCTTCACGGCCAAACTCGTGCGCAAACCGGAGCCGAAGGGAGGAGCGCGGCATGA